Proteins encoded in a region of the Streptomyces violaceoruber genome:
- a CDS encoding adenosine deaminase → MPLPKAELHLHIEGTLEPELAFALAARNGVSLPYADEDALREAYRFADLQSFLNLYYELMAVLRTERDFEDLADAYLARAAAQGVRHAEIFFDPQAHLARGVEMGTVVEGLWRALGASRENHGVSTRLILCFLRDESAESAMRTLDAAGPYLDRITGVGLDSAEVGHPPVKFREVYEAAAALGLRRVAHAGEEGPPAYVVEALDVLGVERIDHGLRSVEDPALVERLVRERVPLTLCPLSNVRLRTVDTLADHPLPAMLDAGLMCTVNSDDPAYFGGYAGDNFDAVRQALGLTGERLRELARNSFLASFLEDDEELRARYLAEVEAYRFPAA, encoded by the coding sequence ATGCCCCTGCCCAAAGCTGAACTGCACCTCCACATCGAAGGCACCCTGGAACCGGAGCTTGCCTTCGCGCTGGCCGCCCGCAACGGCGTGTCCCTGCCGTACGCGGACGAGGACGCCCTGCGCGAGGCGTACCGCTTCGCCGACCTCCAGTCCTTCCTGAACCTGTACTACGAACTGATGGCCGTCCTGCGCACCGAGCGGGACTTCGAGGACCTCGCCGACGCCTACCTCGCCCGCGCCGCCGCCCAGGGCGTCCGGCACGCCGAGATCTTCTTCGACCCGCAGGCCCACCTCGCCCGGGGCGTGGAGATGGGCACGGTCGTAGAAGGGCTGTGGCGGGCACTGGGCGCCAGCCGTGAGAACCACGGCGTCTCCACCCGGCTGATCCTCTGCTTCCTGCGCGACGAGTCCGCCGAGTCGGCGATGCGGACGCTGGACGCGGCGGGGCCCTACCTCGACCGCATCACCGGCGTAGGCCTCGACTCCGCCGAGGTCGGCCACCCGCCGGTCAAGTTCCGCGAGGTGTACGAGGCCGCCGCAGCCCTCGGCCTGCGCCGGGTCGCGCACGCCGGCGAGGAGGGCCCGCCCGCGTACGTCGTCGAGGCCCTGGACGTCCTCGGCGTGGAGCGGATCGACCACGGGCTGCGCTCGGTGGAGGACCCGGCGCTGGTCGAGCGGCTGGTGCGCGAGCGCGTCCCGCTCACTCTGTGCCCGCTGTCCAACGTGCGGCTGCGCACGGTCGACACCCTCGCCGACCACCCGCTGCCCGCGATGCTCGACGCGGGCCTGATGTGCACGGTGAACTCCGACGACCCGGCCTACTTCGGCGGCTACGCGGGCGACAACTTCGACGCCGTGCGCCAGGCCCTCGGCCTGACCGGGGAGCGGCTGCGGGAGCTGGCCCGCAACTCCTTCCTCGCCTCCTTCCTGGAGGACGACGAGGAACTGCGGGCGCGGTACCTCGCGGAGGTCGAGGCGTACCGGTTCCCCGCCGCGTAG